From the Armatimonadota bacterium genome, the window GTAGGCCGCGCCGGAGTCGATGGCCCGGGCGGCCAGCACCATGCCCTCTCGCAGGTCCCCGGCCAGGTCGGCGACCAGCAGCGCCGCGGCCGCGTTGAGCAGGACGATCTCCCGTGCCGGCCCGGGCTCGCCGCGCAGTACGGCCTCCGTGATCCGCGCGTTCTCCTCCGGCGCGCCGCCCGCCAGAGCCTGGGCCGGAGGCGGCGTAAGACCCAGCTCTCCTGGCTCCACCACGTACGTGCGCACACTTCCGTCCGCGACCTCACAGACTTGGGTCGGTCCCAGGGTGGAAAGCTCGTCCATCCCGTCGCCGTGCACCACCAGGGCGCGCCGCGCACCCAGCTCGGCCAGGACCCGGGCCATGAGCTCGGTCAGCGCCGGATCGTAGGTGCCCACCAGGTAGCGTCGCGCGCCGGCGGGGTTGGTCAACGGGCCCAGGATGTTGAAGACCGTGCGGATGCCGATCTCCCGACGGGGACCCGCGGCGTGCCGCATCGCCGGGTGGTAGAGCGGGGCAAAGAGAAATCCGATGCCGATGTCCTCGATGCACGCGGCCACGACCCGGGCATCCACCTGGATGTTCACGCCCAGGGCCTCCAGCACGTCCGCCGCCCCTGAGCGACGGCTCACCGCGCGGTTGCCGTGCTTGGCCACGTAGGCACCGGCTCCCGCCACCACGAACGC encodes:
- the trpD gene encoding anthranilate phosphoribosyltransferase; its protein translation is MDSVDLREAIRRVVAGEDLSEAEAHAALGVIMDGEATPAQIAAFVTALRMKGETVEEIAGCARAMRERAQRIRPRVDELVDVVGTGGDQVSTFNVSTTTAFVVAGAGAYVAKHGNRAVSRRSGAADVLEALGVNIQVDARVVAACIEDIGIGFLFAPLYHPAMRHAAGPRREIGIRTVFNILGPLTNPAGARRYLVGTYDPALTELMARVLAELGARRALVVHGDGMDELSTLGPTQVCEVADGSVRTYVVEPGELGLTPPPAQALAGGAPEENARITEAVLRGEPGPAREIVLLNAAAALLVADLAGDLREGMVLAARAIDSGAAYERLEGLRLRTRLAEG